The following DNA comes from Janthinobacterium sp. TB1-E2.
GACCCGTCGCATCGCTGGGCGTGGCCAGTAAATGTAGCTGATCAGGCAATAAAACGTAGGCGTGGATGGCCACCTTGAACATTTTCGCGCCTGTTTTCAGCCAGGAGAGGAATTGCGCGTAATCTGCCGCGTCCTCGAACACGGGCTGGCGGTTGCTGCCGCGCTGGATCACGTAATGGGGCAGTGCTGGAATGATAAGGCGGGGCAAACGGGCCATGGCAAGAGTCGGTAAAGATAGGCTAAGGCCTTGATTTTACACACTTGTACGCACAAGACGTGACTCTGACCCTGTTTTATTTGACATGCTGAAAAAAACGGATGACTCTGTCCCTTTTATGCCGCCACCTCGTGCGGGCGGCTGGCATCGGGTATCAGGACAGATTAAAACTGGCCGACAGGCTGTAGCCCTCGCCATACGCGCTGCGCAGCGGCAAGTCCTGGCCCAGACCTGTCTTGGCTTTCTTGCGCAGGCGGTACACGAGCATGTCGACCCGGCGGCCCGCGTCGGGATCTTCGCCGCCCATGCCGGCCACGATGACATCGCGCGGCACGGGGCGGGTATTGATGGTCAACAGGTGCAGGAAGTTGAATTCCTTTTCCGTCAGGGCGATGACGGCCCCCATCAGTTCCAGTTGGCGAGCGCTTACTTTCAAGGTCCACTTGCCCGGCTCGGGCACGGGGTCTTGCGGGCCGACGCGGCGGTCGAGCGCTTCGATGTGGGCGGCCAGTTCGGGGAATTTGATCGGCTTGGTCAGATAGTGGTCGGCACCCAGGCGCAAGCCCAGAATGCGGCTGTCGAAGGCGACGCGCCCCGTCAGCACCAGCACGCCGATTTGCGGATACAGCTGGCGCATGCGGGGGATGACGTTGAAGCCATCCTCATCGGGCAAGCCCAGGTCCAGCACGACCACTCCAACATTGCCATGGCTCAACGCCGTCCACATCCCGCCAGCAGAGCTGGTGATATGAACTTCGTGTTCGAGCTCAACGAGAAACTCCGCCATGTCCTCGGCGTAGTCCAGATTGTCTTCGACGATCAGTATTTTCGTCATTGCAACGCCATTCTTCCGTTAGTGAGCTACCGTGGGCAAACCATGCCATTCACTTCTACACCATGATGGACGGCACAATAGGTTTACGTCAAGGAATTATCACGGTTGCCTTCAGCGGAAGCAACTTTTTTCTAGTCTAGCCAGGAAGCGGCAGCCAAATCCGGAAAAGTGCCCCGCCTTCGGGCAGATTATGCCCCTGCAAACTCCCGCCATGCACGTCGACGACGGCGCGCGCCATGTACAGGCCCAGGCCCGCGCCGGGATGCGTGGCCTCGATTCCTCGGAAACCTTTTTCGAACAGCCGGGCCAGTTCTTCTTCCCGCAAGCCAGGCCCCGCATCACGCACGCACAGCGCCACACCGCCTTCGGGCACCAGCCTGGCCGACACAGTGATGGCGCTGCCCGGCGGGCTGAACTTGACGGCGTTATCTAACAAGATTTTCAGGCACAGGGCCATGCCGGGCACGTCGCAGCGCAGCCGGGCCGGCAAGTCTTCGTCGAGTTCCAGCTGCACCGGGTGGCTGGCAGGCACGGTGGCGGCCGCCTGCTGCAGCAAGGCCAGCGGCGCGATGCCGTCGGCGGCCCGCTCGCGGCCGATGGCCGCCATGCGTTCGGGCGACAGATAGTCGTCGATCATGGCCAGCAGGCGGTCGACGGCCGTCTGGATTTTTACGTAGCGCTTGCGCGTGGCCTCGTCGGCATCTTTCGATGTCGAGACGAGGCGCTGGATGGCGCCGTCGATGGTGGCCAGCGGCGTACGGAATTCATGCGACAGCATCGAGGCGAAGCGCTTTTGCTCCTTTTCCCGTTCCGCTTCCTGCGCCTGGAGCTCGCTGACGTCGCGCACCGTGCCCGCCAAGGTCACGCCCTTCCCTGCCGCTGCGGGCACGATGGTCGAACTGATTTCCAGCGCCAGCAGGTGGCCGTCCGCGTGCGGCAATTCCACTTCGCGCAGCAGGGTCAAACGGCTGGTGTCGCCATCGCGCCAGCGCTGCAGACGGGCCGGCACATCGGCCGCCAAACGCGCCGCATGCTCGCGCAAGGCAGGCATGTCATGGCCCGTCAGGCGCTGCGCGGCGGGGCTGATGTAGAGCAATTCCAGGGTAGTGGCGTCGAGCAGGAAGGCCGCGTCGCGCCCGTGCTCGGCCAGCAGGCGGAACTGCGCTTCGCCCGCCCGCGCGCGCAGCAGGGCGCGGCGCAACTGGACGAAACGCAGCGCCATGAGGATGGCGCCGGCAAGCAGCAGTAAGAAAATGGGCAGCATGCGTTATACCTGGCAAGAAAGAATCGCCAAGTATAAGCGTGCGGCAGCGTTAATCTTCCAGCGGGGCAAAAATCTGCTGCAAGTCTTCCTGCGTGAGGGCCATCTTCTGCGATTCGCCTTCGGCCAGGATCGATTGCGCCAGTTCCGATTTCTTTTGCTGCAGCAGCTGGATTTTCTCTTCCAGCGTGCCCTTCGCGATCAGCTTGTAGACGAACACGGGCTTGTCCTGGCCGATGCGCCAGGCGCGGTCCGTGGCCTGGTTTTCCGCCGCCGGGTTCCACCACGGGTCGTAGTGGATCACCGTGTCGGCCGCCGTCAGGTTCAAGCCCACGCCGCCCGCTTTCAGGCTGATCAGGAAAATCGGCACGGCGCCCTGCTGGAAGGCCGCCACTTGCGCGCCCCGGTCCTTTGTCTCGCCCGTCAGCAAGGCGTACGGGATGTCGCGCGATTCGAGCTCTTCCTCGATCAATTCCAGCATGCTGGTAAATTGCGAGAACACGAGGATCTTGCGCCCTTCGTCGAGCAAGTCTTCCACCATCTGCATCAGGTCGAGCAGCTTGGCCGAGCCGGCCGACTGCTTCTTCGCCGGCAAGGATTTCACGAGACGCGGATCGCAGCAGACTTGCCGCAACTTCAGCAGCGCTTCGAGGATGACGATCTGGCTGCGCGCCACGCCCTTCTTGTCGATTTCTTCGCGCACCTTTTGATCCATCGCCAGACGCACGGTTTCATACAGGTCGCGCTGCGGCCCCGTCAATTCCACCTTGCGCACCATTTCCGTTTTCGGCGGCAGTTCCTTGGCCACATTGTCCTTCGTGCGGCGCAGCAGGAAAGGCTTGATGCGGCGGTTCAGCAGCATGCGGCGCAGCGGATCGTCCTGGCGCTCGATCGGATGGCGGAACTGGGTGTTGAAGGTCTTCTCGTCGCCGAGCAAGCCCGGCAACAGGAAGTGGAATTGCGACCACAGTTCGCCCAGATGGTTTTCCAGCGGCGTGCCGGACAAACACAGGCGGTGGCGCGCGCGCAGCAGGCCCGCGCTTTGCGCCGCCTTGCTGCGCGTATTCTTGATGTAATGTGATTCGTCGAGGATGACCAGATGGAAATCGTGCTCGCGCAAAGTTTCCTCATCGCGCGGCAGCAAGGCGTAGGTCGTCAGCACCAGGTCGCATTGATCGATCTGGTCGAATTGCTGGGCGCGGTCCTTGCCTTGCAGCAGCAGCACTTTCAGCGAAGGCGCGAACTTGGCCGCCTCGTCCTGCCAGTTGCCCATCAAACTCGTCGGTGCAATCACCAGGGCCGGATGCGTGAGACGGCCCGCTTCCTTTTCCACCAGGATATGCGCCAGGGTTTGCACGGTTTTACCTAAGCCCATGTCATCGGCCAGGATGCCCGCCAGGTCATGGTCGCGCAGGAATTGCATCCATGCCAGGCCATCGGCCTGGTAGTCGCGCAAGGTCGCCTGCAGGCCGGCTGGTGCCGCCACTTTTTGCACGGAACCGAACTGGCTCAGCTTGCGGCCCATGGCGCGCAGCTGCTCGCCGCCCGTCCATTGCATCTCCAGGCCCCGTGCCAGCTCTTCCAGGCGCGCCGCGTCCAAGGTCGACATGCGCACGGCATGTTTGATCTTGTCGCTGAAATACAGTTCGCCCAAGGTGTTCAAGATGGGGCGCACGCGGCCCCACGGCAGGGCCACGCGCGTGCCGTCCGGCAAGGTTGCCAGCATCTGGTCATCGTCCGCGTGCGCTTCGATGACTTTCGGATTGAAATCGTTGGGCGCGTTGCGGATCAGCTGTACCAGCACGGGCAAGAGCGGCACTCGTTCGTGATTGACGACGATGCCCAGTTCCAGCTCGAACCAGGCGTTGCCGCTGTCCGGGTCCTGGTCGTCGATTTCCGCATACCAGTCGCCCACGTCGCTCACGTCGTAGCGGTACTTGGCCGTCTTTTCCACGATCCAGCCCTGCTCCAGCAAGGCGTCGATGCCGGACTCGGCAAAACGCAGCCATTCCGCCTGGGAAGGCAGCTGCAAGGCGCCCTTCAAGCCGCTCAAGGGGGCCGAGCCCGGCTTCTTGAATTGCAGCTCGGCCAGGGTGGCCAGCGCGCGCGCTTCGTCGACCGTGTTTCTCTGGATGATTTCCGTCACGTCGCCCACTTGCCGCACCACGCGCTGCGACGGATCGAACGAGACGCGCTCGCCATCGTAGTCGTAGGACAGCACGGCGAAGTCGCTCCAGCGCTGGATGCTGCCATCGGCCAGCATGGCGCTATCGAGCAGCAAGACCGGTTGCGCCGGCACGTCCTTGCGCAAGCGCTGCGGCAACGGCTGCGGCAGCGGCATCAAATGCTGCAAGCCTTGCGCCAGCAGCAG
Coding sequences within:
- a CDS encoding response regulator transcription factor, with product MTKILIVEDNLDYAEDMAEFLVELEHEVHITSSAGGMWTALSHGNVGVVVLDLGLPDEDGFNVIPRMRQLYPQIGVLVLTGRVAFDSRILGLRLGADHYLTKPIKFPELAAHIEALDRRVGPQDPVPEPGKWTLKVSARQLELMGAVIALTEKEFNFLHLLTINTRPVPRDVIVAGMGGEDPDAGRRVDMLVYRLRKKAKTGLGQDLPLRSAYGEGYSLSASFNLS
- a CDS encoding PAS domain-containing sensor histidine kinase; this translates as MLPIFLLLLAGAILMALRFVQLRRALLRARAGEAQFRLLAEHGRDAAFLLDATTLELLYISPAAQRLTGHDMPALREHAARLAADVPARLQRWRDGDTSRLTLLREVELPHADGHLLALEISSTIVPAAAGKGVTLAGTVRDVSELQAQEAEREKEQKRFASMLSHEFRTPLATIDGAIQRLVSTSKDADEATRKRYVKIQTAVDRLLAMIDDYLSPERMAAIGRERAADGIAPLALLQQAAATVPASHPVQLELDEDLPARLRCDVPGMALCLKILLDNAVKFSPPGSAITVSARLVPEGGVALCVRDAGPGLREEELARLFEKGFRGIEATHPGAGLGLYMARAVVDVHGGSLQGHNLPEGGALFRIWLPLPG
- a CDS encoding DEAD/DEAH box helicase — its product is MDFTRDETSETPVAPASAPGAPLPYAVATWLQRVEAAAHPKAVLTIAEPDPKLNQHRLIYVLAPTSGGRHVALCLYKARLRPNGDVAAASPISEIFSLLSAPPTFLTPADEDLVRFFVAMRSGQNSQTGSATEPKGKVGAALLKMLAEQDKLLWANSWADVGNGLVYPLKEGPVRPARLFWRDEGKTMRLGWQVDPPEGAKHHGADQIDYMLPTDPPWYIDNLSCGVLELNQGGSDISLADLQALVAQAPPLNANDKVRVSQLLLAQGLQHLMPLPQPLPQRLRKDVPAQPVLLLDSAMLADGSIQRWSDFAVLSYDYDGERVSFDPSQRVVRQVGDVTEIIQRNTVDEARALATLAELQFKKPGSAPLSGLKGALQLPSQAEWLRFAESGIDALLEQGWIVEKTAKYRYDVSDVGDWYAEIDDQDPDSGNAWFELELGIVVNHERVPLLPVLVQLIRNAPNDFNPKVIEAHADDDQMLATLPDGTRVALPWGRVRPILNTLGELYFSDKIKHAVRMSTLDAARLEELARGLEMQWTGGEQLRAMGRKLSQFGSVQKVAAPAGLQATLRDYQADGLAWMQFLRDHDLAGILADDMGLGKTVQTLAHILVEKEAGRLTHPALVIAPTSLMGNWQDEAAKFAPSLKVLLLQGKDRAQQFDQIDQCDLVLTTYALLPRDEETLREHDFHLVILDESHYIKNTRSKAAQSAGLLRARHRLCLSGTPLENHLGELWSQFHFLLPGLLGDEKTFNTQFRHPIERQDDPLRRMLLNRRIKPFLLRRTKDNVAKELPPKTEMVRKVELTGPQRDLYETVRLAMDQKVREEIDKKGVARSQIVILEALLKLRQVCCDPRLVKSLPAKKQSAGSAKLLDLMQMVEDLLDEGRKILVFSQFTSMLELIEEELESRDIPYALLTGETKDRGAQVAAFQQGAVPIFLISLKAGGVGLNLTAADTVIHYDPWWNPAAENQATDRAWRIGQDKPVFVYKLIAKGTLEEKIQLLQQKKSELAQSILAEGESQKMALTQEDLQQIFAPLED